The following proteins come from a genomic window of Nicotiana tomentosiformis chromosome 12, ASM39032v3, whole genome shotgun sequence:
- the LOC138902992 gene encoding uncharacterized mitochondrial protein AtMg00860-like: MNHLFQRFLRKFILVFFDDIPIYSGNLQDHVMNLHQVFDTMAQHILLAKQPKCAFGVSRVEYLGHFISTEGVSTDPKKIGAVQQWPTLISVKQLRGFLGLVGYYRKFIKGYRLISSPLTELLKKDNYYWSEAAGHAFKELKISLTSALVLALPDNDIPFIVETDASGTSIGAVFMQNDHPIAFISKGLAPRHIILSVYERELLAFVFAVPRIEETVILAWREKKERRFVVDSGGGGDAFQEEERSTNELMRENP; encoded by the exons ATGAATCACCTATTTCAGCGTTTCTTAAGGAAATTTATCCTGGTGTTCTTTGATGATATACCGATATACAGTGGCAACTTGCAAGATCATGTTATGAATCTCCATCAGGTGTTTGATACCATGGCGCAACACATCTTGTTGGCCAAACAACCCAAGTGTGCTTTTGGAGTTTCTAGGGTGGAATACTTAGGTCATTTTATATCTACTGAAGGTGTTTCCactgatcctaaaaagattggtGCAGTGCAGCAATGGCCTACTCTTATCAGTGTTAAACAATTGAGAGGCTTCCTTGGGTTGGTTGGCTACTACAGAAAGTTTATTAAAGGGTATAGACTCATCAGTAGTCCTTTAACTGAGCTGCTCAAAAAGGATAATTACTATTGGTCTGAAGCTGCCGGACATGCTTTTAAGGAACTGAAGATTTCTCTCACTTCTGCTCTTGTACTGGCTTTACCTGACAATGACATTCCATTTATAGTAGAGACAGATGCAAGTGGTACAAGTATTGGGGCTGTCTTTATGCAAAATGATCATCCAATTGCCTTTATTAGTAAAGGACTTGCTCCTAGGCACATCATTCTATCAGTTTATGAAAGAGAGTTGTTGGCCTTCGTCTTTGCA GTACCCAGAATTGAGGAAACAGTGATTTTGGCTTGGCGTGAGAAGAAAGAGCGGAGATTCGTCGTTGATAGTGGTGGTGGCGGAGATGCTTTCCAGGAGGAAGAACGATCGACGAATGAACTGATGAGAGAGAATCCATGA